The Methanothrix soehngenii GP6 genome has a window encoding:
- a CDS encoding tetratricopeptide repeat protein, whose protein sequence is MKLIYPLFILIIAIAAPSTCQENAEEWLERGNELFSQGDYEEAIEAYDEALRLDPENPVAWSNKGTALINQRRYEEAIQAFDEVIRIDPELASAWSYKGGALHELGEYDEAIVALDQAIGLEPENGSIWSLKGSALYFQGEYDEALTAIEEAIRLEPDSTIAWSLKADILYEQGDYQEAITAVDEVIRLMPDYPAAWSNRGELLWRLERYDESLEALDRAIQLDSDLADAWYNRGEALKAQGRDEEADVAYTRAKELGYSS, encoded by the coding sequence ATGAAACTGATTTATCCCTTATTCATTCTTATAATAGCGATAGCGGCGCCGTCAACCTGTCAAGAGAATGCAGAGGAATGGCTGGAAAGAGGCAATGAGCTCTTTAGCCAGGGGGATTACGAAGAGGCCATTGAGGCATACGATGAAGCCCTCCGGCTGGATCCAGAGAATCCCGTGGCATGGAGCAATAAGGGCACAGCACTCATCAATCAGAGAAGATACGAGGAAGCTATACAGGCCTTTGATGAAGTCATAAGGATAGACCCAGAGCTTGCTAGTGCCTGGAGCTATAAAGGCGGCGCACTCCATGAGCTGGGGGAATATGATGAGGCGATTGTCGCTCTTGACCAGGCCATAGGTCTGGAGCCGGAGAATGGCTCGATCTGGAGCCTTAAGGGATCTGCTCTCTATTTTCAGGGAGAGTACGATGAGGCCCTCACTGCGATTGAAGAGGCCATAAGGCTGGAGCCGGATAGTACTATTGCCTGGTCCCTTAAAGCTGATATTCTTTATGAACAGGGCGATTACCAGGAGGCCATAACTGCAGTCGATGAGGTCATAAGGCTGATGCCAGACTATCCTGCTGCCTGGAGCAATCGGGGCGAACTTCTCTGGCGACTGGAAAGGTATGATGAGTCTTTGGAGGCACTGGACAGGGCGATCCAGCTCGATTCCGATCTTGCCGACGCCTGGTACAACCGTGGCGAAGCCCTCAAGGCTCAGGGTCGGGACGAAGAGGCAGATGTTGCCTATACCAGAGCGAAAGAGCTGGGGTATTCCAGTTGA
- a CDS encoding GNAT family N-acetyltransferase, with translation MKKPFPHSTISVCHDIWPGDIGYITYMHAVLYAPEQGWDYTFDIYVALPLAEFAQSQSPQERIWILKDGDRIAGSMAIVRHSQKEAQLRWLLLEPEIRGRGIGRWLVEEALDFSRISGYESIFLWTVEALYIAANLYRSVGFVQRERLTHEIWGSTVTEVKYELPL, from the coding sequence ATGAAAAAACCTTTTCCCCATTCAACGATCTCTGTATGCCACGATATTTGGCCGGGGGATATTGGATATATAACTTACATGCACGCCGTTCTTTATGCTCCCGAGCAGGGCTGGGACTATACCTTTGATATTTATGTTGCTTTGCCCCTGGCCGAGTTCGCTCAATCCCAATCCCCGCAGGAGCGCATCTGGATTCTAAAAGACGGTGATCGGATTGCGGGCTCGATGGCCATAGTGAGGCATTCGCAAAAGGAGGCCCAGCTTCGCTGGCTTCTCCTGGAGCCGGAGATCCGGGGGCGAGGAATCGGCAGGTGGCTGGTTGAAGAGGCCCTGGATTTCAGCCGCATCTCTGGGTATGAATCGATCTTCCTCTGGACGGTGGAGGCCCTTTACATAGCAGCAAATCTCTATCGATCGGTGGGATTTGTTCAAAGGGAGAGGCTGACTCATGAGATCTGGGGGAGCACGGTAACCGAGGTCAAGTACGAGCTGCCATTGTAG
- a CDS encoding clostripain-related cysteine peptidase, whose translation MLLDNGNPYENGRPQSIILSPEDFSFNISDRNLNAIDRRAKWTVFIYMAANCDLAAHLFEDILEMKAIGSDENVNICVFFVGPLITDSFFARLNKGTPLGEDIIFRFLTLSASEPKILKEVISNNLILYPAENNLVILAGHGLGWKGALEDYAIGKMYIEQGRFSLPPGDDGSHLKYCYDRAIKAINEKRLQNRMAKDSINDGNKSKINIIAFDACLMGNIEAINHFKDLSEIIVTSEDVFPGSGYPYDKILQKLKADPNIDPNVMAINIINQTKDYYKNKFGNIVITQAALDCHELKGLNQMIYNLANKMTKYGTI comes from the coding sequence ATGTTACTGGATAATGGCAATCCCTATGAGAATGGCCGGCCCCAGAGTATAATCCTATCACCCGAGGACTTTTCATTTAACATATCTGATAGGAACCTCAATGCGATTGATCGCAGAGCAAAATGGACGGTTTTTATATATATGGCAGCCAACTGCGATTTGGCAGCTCACTTATTCGAGGATATTCTGGAGATGAAAGCGATTGGATCGGATGAAAATGTAAACATTTGCGTATTTTTCGTTGGTCCTCTAATCACTGATTCATTCTTTGCCAGATTGAATAAAGGGACGCCTCTTGGAGAGGATATCATCTTTCGGTTTTTGACGCTATCAGCAAGCGAACCGAAAATCCTGAAAGAGGTCATAAGCAATAACCTAATTTTATATCCTGCAGAAAATAATCTTGTTATACTGGCGGGTCATGGACTCGGATGGAAAGGCGCTTTGGAGGACTATGCCATAGGGAAGATGTATATTGAGCAAGGCAGATTCTCTCTCCCCCCAGGTGATGACGGTTCGCATTTAAAATACTGCTATGATCGCGCAATCAAGGCGATTAATGAAAAAAGATTGCAGAACAGGATGGCAAAGGATTCGATCAATGATGGAAACAAATCAAAGATTAACATAATCGCCTTTGATGCATGCCTTATGGGAAATATCGAGGCAATCAATCATTTCAAAGATTTATCAGAAATAATTGTCACTTCTGAGGATGTGTTCCCCGGATCGGGCTATCCTTATGATAAAATATTGCAGAAATTAAAAGCGGATCCCAATATAGATCCTAACGTAATGGCCATAAATATAATCAATCAAACAAAAGATTACTATAAAAATAAATTTGGTAATATAGTAATTACTCAAGCTGCCTTGGATTGCCATGAGCTCAAAGGCCTCAATCAAATGATATACAATTTGGCAAATAAAATGACAAAATACGGCACTATCTAG
- a CDS encoding IS110 family RNA-guided transposase: MILPKEDRELRALTRARKGYVDFRSKLKARTIQELEACTIKLASELSDVFGKSGRHVLQGLVDGRSADVIVESIPSKKVKKNKEMIKQAIIAGLSPISIFLIKSHIQMIDEVDKKLVQLDAQISRLLKARKRDVEIAMSIPGIGFVSAAAILSEIGDYRNFASGKKLAAFSGLDPSVYESAGKRYNGKITKMGSKYLRRMIIECPHALSRTKAKTQLKRFFLRIMARRGKNIATVALARKMLVVLHHLLINQEMYKDDGLAKPKNVKVSFSEESNYPSLDEMIEVLVGAGYFVKKDSQGG; encoded by the coding sequence ATGATTCTTCCTAAAGAAGATCGCGAACTAAGGGCGCTAACCAGGGCAAGAAAGGGCTATGTTGATTTCAGGTCTAAGCTTAAGGCCAGAACCATTCAGGAATTGGAGGCATGCACCATTAAGCTTGCATCAGAACTCTCAGATGTTTTCGGGAAGTCTGGAAGACACGTTCTTCAAGGACTAGTTGATGGCAGAAGTGCGGATGTCATAGTCGAGTCGATACCCTCCAAGAAGGTGAAGAAGAATAAAGAGATGATCAAGCAAGCCATTATAGCTGGCCTTTCACCAATCAGCATTTTCCTCATAAAATCTCATATTCAAATGATAGATGAAGTCGATAAGAAACTCGTGCAGTTGGATGCACAGATCAGCAGACTTCTTAAGGCGAGAAAAAGGGATGTTGAGATCGCGATGTCTATTCCAGGAATTGGTTTTGTATCCGCGGCAGCGATTCTATCTGAGATAGGAGATTACAGGAATTTTGCATCTGGGAAAAAGTTAGCAGCGTTCTCTGGACTCGATCCTTCTGTTTATGAATCTGCAGGAAAAAGGTATAACGGCAAGATCACTAAAATGGGATCAAAGTACCTCAGAAGGATGATAATCGAGTGCCCCCATGCATTATCAAGGACTAAAGCCAAGACGCAATTAAAGAGGTTCTTCTTGCGAATTATGGCCAGAAGAGGGAAAAATATAGCTACTGTTGCTTTAGCCAGAAAAATGCTGGTAGTGCTACATCATCTCCTCATCAACCAAGAGATGTACAAAGATGATGGCTTAGCCAAGCCAAAGAATGTTAAGGTCAGCTTTTCGGAAGAGTCAAATTATCCCAGCTTAGACGAGATGATTGAGGTGTTAGTTGGTGCAGGCTACTTTGTTAAAAAAGATTCTCAAGGGGGGTGA
- a CDS encoding right-handed parallel beta-helix repeat-containing protein: protein MIKKVFCSGIKRSGEIVSLILILFLICGSALAATITVQPGERIQEAIDQARTGDIIEVMSGTYQGTLDIKKEVALMGIDSGEGMPVIDAGSILGSVFMTANNSQISGFRIVNPNGDGIDVTSSHNTISNNTIEACGAAIYLMVSDKNKIVNNNASVRCQGVMGLLSSDGIMLAHSDENIIEGNTASGASMGIYLYYSHNNTILNNAALSNDHGIAIKGSRDNIIQENRAIGSKEEGIGLLNGCSGNTVTKNNVTGNSIGIYLRESNQNTIYLNDFIDNLQNALSSDSENIWHSPEQISYSSAGKSYTGLLGNYWSDYKGNDSDGNGLGDASYSFEYDGQDDHPLMTPSSDLIKPKITHKGMVIG, encoded by the coding sequence ATGATAAAGAAGGTTTTTTGCTCTGGTATCAAGAGGTCGGGGGAGATTGTATCTCTCATCCTGATTCTCTTCCTGATATGCGGATCGGCTCTGGCGGCCACCATCACCGTCCAACCTGGGGAACGCATTCAGGAGGCCATCGATCAGGCCCGCACAGGCGACATCATCGAGGTTATGAGCGGCACCTACCAGGGAACCCTGGATATTAAAAAGGAGGTTGCCCTGATGGGCATCGACTCTGGAGAGGGCATGCCGGTAATAGACGCCGGATCTATCCTCGGATCGGTGTTCATGACCGCAAACAACAGCCAGATAAGCGGATTTAGAATAGTGAACCCGAATGGAGACGGGATTGACGTCACCTCCAGCCACAACACGATCAGCAATAACACCATAGAGGCATGTGGAGCTGCAATCTACCTCATGGTCTCAGATAAAAATAAGATCGTCAACAACAATGCCTCCGTCCGCTGCCAGGGGGTGATGGGCCTTCTCTCCAGCGACGGCATCATGCTGGCCCACTCGGACGAGAACATCATCGAGGGCAACACTGCATCCGGCGCATCCATGGGCATATACCTCTACTATTCCCACAACAACACCATCCTCAATAACGCCGCCCTGAGCAACGATCATGGAATCGCCATCAAGGGCTCAAGAGATAACATCATTCAGGAGAACCGGGCCATTGGCAGCAAAGAGGAGGGAATCGGCCTTCTCAATGGCTGCTCGGGAAATACAGTGACAAAGAACAATGTGACAGGCAACTCAATCGGGATCTACCTGCGCGAATCAAACCAAAACACAATCTATCTGAACGACTTTATAGATAACCTCCAGAATGCCCTGTCCTCTGATTCAGAGAACATCTGGCACTCTCCTGAACAGATCAGCTACTCATCTGCAGGCAAGAGCTACACCGGCCTATTGGGAAACTACTGGTCTGACTATAAGGGCAATGACTCGGATGGCAACGGCCTGGGCGATGCCAGCTACAGCTTTGAGTATGATGGCCAGGATGACCATCCACTGATGACTCCCAGTAGCGATCTGATCAAGCCCAAGATAACACATAAGGGCATGGTAATAGGTTAG
- a CDS encoding deoxyuridine 5'-triphosphate nucleotidohydrolase, whose translation MTIITGNDASCLIEAMIDSKTQTQMCGMELTVQKIERFTSSGAVAFENSERKLPDTAPLDFDQSGWIDLSAGAYLVTFNEIVNIPGDVAALARARSTLLRCGASLETALWDPGYRGRSQSLLVVHNPSGLRLKKNARLMQLVFMRLENEAEKLYEGRYQGENI comes from the coding sequence ATTACTATTATTACTGGTAATGATGCATCCTGCCTAATTGAGGCCATGATCGACTCGAAGACTCAGACTCAGATGTGTGGTATGGAGCTGACAGTTCAGAAGATAGAGCGCTTCACATCTTCCGGGGCGGTGGCCTTTGAAAATAGTGAACGAAAGCTGCCGGATACGGCACCACTGGATTTCGACCAATCCGGCTGGATCGATCTATCCGCCGGAGCCTATCTGGTGACGTTCAATGAGATCGTAAATATTCCCGGAGATGTGGCTGCCCTGGCAAGGGCCCGCTCTACCCTCCTGCGTTGCGGGGCTAGCCTGGAGACTGCCCTTTGGGATCCGGGATACCGGGGGCGCAGCCAGAGCTTGCTCGTGGTCCATAATCCCTCTGGACTGCGGCTGAAGAAGAACGCCCGGCTGATGCAGCTGGTGTTCATGAGGCTGGAGAATGAGGCGGAGAAGCTGTATGAGGGGAGGTATCAGGGGGAGAACATTTGA
- a CDS encoding IS110 family transposase, translating to MKRQENKACGADIHKRFLMACILSRDGSKVLNRFDMTVEGVLCFASWLKDNNCKKVAVESTGNYWHLVYQVLDDEFEFILGNAFKTRRHSGAKTDKRDAEWLAELCLNNQIEPLNDSS from the coding sequence ATGAAGAGACAAGAGAATAAAGCTTGTGGTGCAGATATTCACAAGAGATTTTTGATGGCCTGCATTCTCTCCAGGGACGGCTCAAAAGTCCTAAATCGGTTCGATATGACCGTAGAAGGCGTTCTTTGTTTCGCATCCTGGTTGAAGGATAATAACTGCAAAAAGGTAGCAGTAGAGTCTACAGGCAATTACTGGCATTTAGTCTACCAGGTATTAGACGACGAATTTGAGTTCATCCTAGGAAATGCATTCAAAACTCGTCGTCATTCTGGTGCTAAAACGGATAAACGAGATGCAGAATGGCTTGCGGAACTGTGTCTAAATAACCAGATCGAACCCCTCAATGATTCTTCCTAA
- a CDS encoding transposase → MTEMQLSLINFPYREMLSNIFQDYSNDFEFTASGIFRKIVPPLCPECGHPMSHNGFNTCQKRHLGGANVGKYLCGACGKSTEEDRDFWIKLKTDFFGIVTEICTRLRLNHVSYEVIESIMGYLYPRDKDTIRNMVQCAIEETDVPSVKNIQFVHYDEQHPKAGRNQKYRLTLLDSVTRQVIADELFDSKDADTIEGFLRRNLDTQKQIFIVTDLYRGYSNVFKRVFGNKVIHQFCLLHLNKLIVNDFPRKTSIEQELLKYKMLNIFFNRELEIEFLSTLIEEEKMMRQRSNKEYKSWIAEAKHLFYDFVRRLELRRRRESKNLEQRTYHEALNNFKFLKMQSDSFMISVRKRLDKIEELWPNLTAFYFTDNAPATNNPIENYYSTSLKTHRKKQLEEPGIKEQIKLSALKRAGVFGRPQKSLLNAFFMFIPFLDTG, encoded by the coding sequence ATGACTGAGATGCAATTAAGCTTGATAAATTTTCCGTATCGTGAAATGCTTTCAAATATCTTCCAGGATTACTCAAACGACTTTGAATTTACTGCGAGCGGTATTTTTCGGAAAATAGTGCCGCCATTATGTCCCGAATGTGGCCATCCAATGAGCCATAATGGTTTTAACACCTGCCAGAAGAGACATCTCGGAGGGGCAAACGTCGGGAAATATTTATGTGGCGCTTGCGGGAAGTCAACCGAAGAAGATCGAGACTTCTGGATCAAGCTAAAGACAGACTTCTTCGGGATTGTCACGGAAATCTGCACACGTCTGAGGCTTAATCACGTATCTTATGAAGTGATAGAATCGATAATGGGCTATCTGTATCCTCGGGATAAAGATACCATCCGGAACATGGTCCAGTGCGCGATTGAGGAGACAGATGTCCCTTCGGTCAAAAATATCCAGTTCGTGCATTATGACGAGCAACATCCCAAGGCAGGACGAAACCAAAAGTATCGTTTGACACTCCTTGATTCGGTAACAAGGCAAGTAATCGCGGATGAGCTTTTCGATTCAAAAGATGCCGATACTATCGAAGGTTTCCTTCGAAGAAATCTCGACACTCAAAAGCAGATATTTATTGTCACAGACCTTTACAGAGGATACAGCAATGTTTTTAAAAGAGTATTCGGCAACAAGGTAATCCATCAATTCTGTTTGCTCCACTTGAATAAGCTCATAGTCAATGATTTTCCTCGAAAAACAAGCATCGAACAGGAATTGCTTAAATACAAAATGCTTAACATATTTTTTAACCGTGAACTTGAGATTGAATTCCTTTCCACCTTGATCGAAGAAGAGAAAATGATGAGACAGAGAAGCAACAAGGAATACAAATCATGGATTGCAGAAGCCAAGCACCTATTTTATGATTTTGTTCGACGTCTGGAATTGAGACGTAGAAGAGAAAGCAAAAACCTTGAGCAAAGAACTTATCATGAAGCTTTAAATAATTTTAAATTTTTAAAGATGCAATCCGACTCGTTTATGATATCCGTTAGAAAGAGGCTGGATAAAATCGAAGAGCTTTGGCCAAACCTTACAGCATTTTACTTTACCGATAATGCCCCGGCTACAAACAATCCCATAGAAAATTACTATTCAACAAGTCTCAAGACTCATAGAAAAAAACAATTAGAGGAACCAGGAATCAAAGAGCAGATAAAGCTCTCTGCGCTAAAGAGAGCAGGAGTCTTTGGAAGGCCTCAAAAGTCTCTACTCAATGCATTCTTTATGTTCATTCCTTTTCTAGATACGGGTTAA
- a CDS encoding CPBP family intramembrane glutamic endopeptidase, whose amino-acid sequence MTSPGSAKRSTLKFFILLFALSVPFWLAGGMAEQELPLPFSLPAGALVLVCPMAAALILVYREEGSNGIKQQFSRCFDYGRIKSKVWYLPILFLMPLLMALEYTVMKLTGMPVPDPQFTFIALPAFFILFFVGGVGEEIGWTGYATDPLQARRTALEASIILGIIWAIWHAIPYIQGHNAPLWILGQCEAAVMLRVLIVWIYNNTGKSLFAAIAFHASVNLSELVLFPIYGSYYDPIIAFFLLAVTAAAVVILWGPKTLADYRYARSKA is encoded by the coding sequence ATGACATCCCCAGGATCAGCTAAGAGGTCCACTCTCAAGTTCTTCATCTTGCTCTTCGCACTATCAGTACCATTCTGGCTGGCAGGTGGCATGGCTGAGCAAGAGCTTCCTCTTCCCTTCAGTCTGCCTGCAGGCGCACTCGTGCTCGTCTGTCCGATGGCTGCAGCACTGATCCTCGTCTACAGAGAGGAAGGATCCAACGGCATAAAGCAGCAGTTTTCAAGATGCTTTGATTATGGAAGAATCAAATCGAAGGTCTGGTATTTGCCCATCCTTTTTTTGATGCCCCTCCTCATGGCGCTGGAGTATACGGTGATGAAGCTGACCGGGATGCCAGTCCCTGATCCCCAGTTCACTTTTATTGCGCTGCCAGCATTCTTCATCCTCTTCTTCGTTGGCGGGGTGGGGGAGGAGATCGGCTGGACGGGATATGCTACCGACCCATTGCAGGCTCGCCGGACTGCATTGGAGGCCAGCATCATCCTGGGGATAATCTGGGCGATATGGCATGCAATCCCTTATATTCAGGGCCATAATGCACCACTCTGGATTTTGGGCCAGTGCGAAGCCGCAGTTATGCTGCGAGTTCTCATCGTCTGGATATACAACAACACAGGAAAAAGCCTGTTCGCAGCGATAGCATTTCATGCCAGCGTCAACCTCAGCGAATTGGTTTTATTCCCCATATATGGTTCTTATTACGATCCAATCATTGCCTTTTTCCTTCTGGCAGTCACGGCTGCCGCTGTGGTAATCCTATGGGGGCCCAAGACCCTGGCTGATTACAGATATGCCCGTTCAAAGGCTTGA
- a CDS encoding GNAT family N-acetyltransferase, with translation MNKPFPDPSLGMRHDLHPGDIGYIIYMHGIFHALEQGWDHTFEVYVAVPLAEFAQSKSSREKIWILEEGDRIAGSVAIVKRTEEEAQLRWLLLEPEIRGRGIGRWLVEEALDFSRDMRYESIVLWTAESLPIAEKLYRSVGFEQILRVRHERWGSIVNEVKYRLVL, from the coding sequence ATGAATAAGCCCTTTCCCGATCCATCCCTCGGCATGAGGCATGACCTCCATCCAGGGGATATCGGATATATCATATACATGCACGGCATCTTCCATGCTCTCGAGCAGGGCTGGGACCATACGTTTGAGGTTTATGTGGCTGTGCCTTTGGCGGAGTTTGCCCAGTCCAAATCCAGCCGGGAGAAGATATGGATCCTGGAGGAGGGTGATCGGATCGCGGGCTCGGTGGCCATAGTCAAGCGCACAGAGGAGGAGGCTCAGCTTCGCTGGCTTCTCCTGGAGCCGGAGATCCGGGGGCGAGGAATTGGCAGGTGGCTGGTAGAAGAGGCCCTGGATTTCAGCCGGGACATGAGGTATGAATCCATTGTGCTCTGGACGGCAGAGAGCCTTCCCATAGCAGAGAAGCTCTATCGATCGGTGGGATTCGAGCAGATATTGAGGGTTCGGCATGAGAGGTGGGGAAGCATTGTGAACGAGGTTAAGTACAGGCTAGTTCTTTAG
- a CDS encoding VOC family protein encodes MTSIVHFEIPADDIQRAKTFYSDLFGWRMESMPGMDYTMIDTFGAPGGGMMKRMHPEQQIINYIGVPSVDEYAAKAEKLGGKIIVPKMSVPGMGYFVVCLDTENNAFGIWEMDMKAKE; translated from the coding sequence ATGACAAGTATTGTACATTTTGAGATACCTGCTGACGACATTCAGCGAGCAAAGACCTTTTACTCCGACCTTTTTGGATGGAGGATGGAGAGCATGCCTGGGATGGATTATACAATGATAGACACCTTTGGCGCACCTGGTGGAGGCATGATGAAGAGGATGCATCCGGAACAGCAGATCATAAACTACATAGGAGTGCCGTCGGTTGACGAGTATGCGGCGAAAGCGGAGAAGCTGGGCGGCAAGATCATAGTTCCCAAGATGTCCGTCCCTGGAATGGGCTACTTCGTGGTCTGTCTGGACACCGAGAATAATGCCTTTGGAATCTGGGAAATGGACATGAAAGCAAAGGAATAA